cgaccgcctcctGGAGGAGCGAGCGCTTTTCGttgagctgctgcgcaaactgctcgcgtgcgcggcgctggtgcaGCTGCCATGCGCGGCGGACTGTCTCGTACACCTCGCGGCTGGCCTTGCCCTGGCCGAtcgcctggtcgagcgtcgtcggcgcggtgtTCTTTTTGCTCTTCACCGGCGCCTGGGGAAAGATGATCTGGCGCAGGTTCTCGTAGCGCGGGTCGTTGCcctgcggcgtcgccggcgcggccgcgcggcgcactgccgaggtcgagtAGGCACGCGCCTGGCCAAGCGACGGCTTCTgcgccgaggacggcgtgccgctgctcttttgctgcgccagcgcgcggaTGAGGTTCAGCGCGGACCCCGCGCGGATCCACGCgaggtgcgtcgcgctgagcgagtggcgcgtcggcagcTCAAACGCCTCCTTGATGGAGCCGTCCTCGTTGAACTTGGTCACACGCACACGCACCACCGTCGACAGGTCGCCGTCCGGGCGCAAGAGGTCCGACAGGTTCACcgtctcgacgaggtcgccgctgccgatCTTCAGGTAGTCGTCCTCGTTCTCAAAGAGGAGGGTGAGCACGCcctgcttgcgcaggtTCGTCTCGGCAATACGCGCAATGCTGCGGGCGAGCACAAGGTGGCAGCCGTACAGACGCGgctggagcgccgcgtgctcaCGCGCAGAGCCCTCGCCGTAGTTGTGGTCCGCGACGATCATCCACGGCTGGCCACGCGCACGCCAGCGCTTGGCCATACCCGGGATCGAGTCGAGCTCTTCGCCCGGGACATAgtccagcgcctcgttcaCGTTGCCCGTCTCGTCGTTGGATGCGCCGATCAGCGTGTTCTCTGCAAGGTTGCTGAGGTGCCCCTTGTACTTGAGCCACgggccggcggcgctgaTGTGGTCGGTGGTGCACTTGCCGCGGATACGCAGCAGGCAGCGCAGACCCGGCAGCTCGTACTTGCCCTGGAGCGtgtcctcggcgccgaaCGGCGACGCGAACGGtgcgagcgtctcgaggcgctcgctctcgggcgAGATGGCGACCTGCACCTCGGGCTGCGGCTCGGGCATCGGCTCGGGAAGGTAGGTCGTGTCGCCTTGCGCAAAGCCCTGCGACGGCAGCTCCtcctgctgcggcggctGGAAGCGGAACTCGGAGCCGTCCGCCTTGGTAATCGCGTCGGTCATTGGGTTAAAGTCGAGGCGGCCCGCAAACGCAAACGCGGTGACAATCTCGGGCGCGGCAAGGAAGTTGAGCGTCTTGCCGTTGCCGTCGTTGCGCCCGCGAAAGTTGCGGTTGAACGACGTGAGGATCACGTTCGACTCGCCTTGGTGGTCGGTGCGCTTCCACTGGCCAATGCAGGGGCCGCACGCATTCGCAAgcacacgcgcgccggcgtcggtaagcgcctgctcgatgccgtcgcgctcgaccgtcGCACGCACCTGCTCGGAGCCGGGCGTGACGTCAAACGGCGTCTGGGCCTGCAGAcccgcggccgtcgcctggcgcgcgaggtccgCACAGCGGCTCATGTCTGCGTACGAGCTGTTGGTGCAGCTGCCGatcagcgccgcggccagcTCCTTGGGGTGGTcggccgtgccggtgcgcacgcggtCGACAAACGTCGAGAGCGGGACGTTCAGGTCCGGCGTGAACGGACCGTTGAGGCtcggctcgagcgtcgacaGATCAatctcgatgcgctcgtcgtacTCGGCGCCCGCGTCCGCATTCAGGAGgcccgcgtcggcggcgcgcgcggcggcgtgcgcaacgtcgccgcggcgcgtcgccgcgagGTAGCGGCCCATCGCGTCCGTGTACGGgaatgcgctcgtcgtcgcgccgatcTCGGCGCCCATGTTGGCCATCGTCGCGAGACCCGTCGCTgggagcgtcgcgaggccgGGGCCGGAGTACTCGACAATGTAGCCAGTGCCGCCACGCACCGTAAGGCGGCCTGCAATGTTCAGGATCACGTCcttcgccgagcaccacgGCGAGAGCTCGCCAGTGAGGTGCACGTTGAGCGCTTtcggcgcgagcagctcccacggcgtcgcggtcatggcgtcgaccgcgtccGCACCGCCAACACCGATCGCGAGGCAGCCGAGGCCGGACGCGTTCGGCGTGTGCGAGTCGGTTCCGAGCATGAGCaggcccggcgcggcgtagTTCTCGAGCACAATCTGGTGGATAATGCCCGAGCCCGGCCGCCAGAACTCGATGCCGTACTTGCGGCAGGCGGACTCGAGGAACGCAAACACCTCATGGTGTTGGCTCAGCGAGCGCTTCAGGTCCGCGTCCGCACCCTCAAACGCCTGGATCAAATGGTCGCAGTGCACCGACgccggcacggcggcctggcgca
This sequence is a window from Malassezia japonica chromosome 5, complete sequence. Protein-coding genes within it:
- the ACO2 gene encoding aconitate hydratase (EggNog:ENOG503NV5K; COG:C; COG:E), translating into MRSGMRPVVRTPLRAGVARYASLATERVHPSRMPRYAELVDQLAAVRPLLKDRPLTLSEKIVYSHLLRPEEDLADAGADPSAVRGKRYLKLRVDRLAMQDASAQMALLQFMTCGLRQAAVPASVHCDHLIQAFEGADADLKRSLSQHHEVFAFLESACRKYGIEFWRPGSGIIHQIVLENYAAPGLLMLGTDSHTPNASGLGCLAIGVGGADAVDAMTATPWELLAPKALNVHLTGELSPWCSAKDVILNIAGRLTVRGGTGYIVEYSGPGLATLPATGLATMANMGAEIGATTSAFPYTDAMGRYLAATRRGDVAHAAARAADAGLLNADAGAEYDERIEIDLSTLEPSLNGPFTPDLNVPLSTFVDRVRTGTADHPKELAAALIGSCTNSSYADMSRCADLARQATAAGLQAQTPFDVTPGSEQVRATVERDGIEQALTDAGARVLANACGPCIGQWKRTDHQGESNVILTSFNRNFRGRNDGNGKTLNFLAAPEIVTAFAFAGRLDFNPMTDAITKADGSEFRFQPPQQEELPSQGFAQGDTTYLPEPMPEPQPEVQVAISPESERLETLAPFASPFGAEDTLQGKYELPGLRCLLRIRGKCTTDHISAAGPWLKYKGHLSNLAENTLIGASNDETGNVNEALDYVPGEELDSIPGMAKRWRARGQPWMIVADHNYGEGSAREHAALQPRLYGCHLVLARSIARIAETNLRKQGVLTLLFENEDDYLKIGSGDLVETVNLSDLLRPDGDLSTVVRVRVTKFNEDGSIKEAFELPTRHSLSATHLAWIRAGSALNLIRALAQQKSSGTPSSAQKPSLGQARAYSTSAVRRAAAPATPQGNDPRYENLRQIIFPQAPVKSKKNTAPTTLDQAIGQGKASREVYETVRRAWQLHQRRAREQFAQQLNEKRSLLQEAVEDLRKEDTALFKRASQYSAPTKRNVEEQQRLKNLGLLPGTTSSDAEAPGSRTLVKRRARLMAQTRLATMFPRELRAPTLTPPAKGWPQYTPQDE